The following coding sequences are from one Bacteroidota bacterium window:
- a CDS encoding DUF1003 domain-containing protein — protein sequence MSKSRRQRLRELIETSEGDITKINEFFTENISDDELLTLILNTSQDKEVSFGESLADKVAEFGGSWTFIITFFGLLTTWILINVYLLAQTAFDPYPFILLNLILSCLAAIQAPIIMMSQNRKEDKDRKRAQNDYLINLKAELEIKNLQLNMKNLFEIQKKQMQMLEKLMSRNDSKIG from the coding sequence ATGTCTAAATCAAGACGGCAAAGACTCCGCGAATTAATTGAAACCAGTGAAGGAGATATCACGAAGATCAACGAATTCTTTACGGAGAATATTAGTGATGATGAGCTGTTAACACTGATTTTGAATACCTCTCAGGATAAGGAAGTTTCTTTCGGCGAAAGTCTTGCTGATAAAGTTGCAGAGTTTGGAGGCAGTTGGACTTTTATTATTACTTTCTTCGGATTACTCACTACTTGGATTCTGATCAATGTTTACTTATTAGCCCAGACAGCTTTCGACCCCTATCCATTTATTCTTCTAAATCTAATCTTGTCGTGTTTGGCAGCTATTCAGGCTCCCATTATCATGATGAGTCAAAATAGGAAAGAAGATAAGGACCGAAAACGTGCACAAAACGACTACTTAATAAATCTGAAGGCAGAATTGGAAATCAAGAATCTCCAATTGAACATGAAAAATCTATTTGAGATTCAAAAAAAACAGATGCAAATGCTTGAAAAACTAATGAGTAGAAACGATTCTAAAATTGGTTAG
- a CDS encoding T9SS type A sorting domain-containing protein, with product MKEKKKEGLDDEKFESETLAQLLSGKKVFPWSIKWNRLRIYIPVLGFSYFWSMEIIKIFLSAILLFTSFLAYPQNYVSTYAGNGLQGFVNGTLYDARFRQPFGMCIDKNDNLFIADGGNNCIRKVNTVTGLVSTLAGTGVAGAKDGMRDSAQFYSPSNVCVDDSGNVFVSDFSNHRIRKISFTGVVSTIAGSGIEGYVDGPAGSAQFDYPRGICVDTAGNVYVSDSWNHRIRKISKSGMVSTYAGGGTSMGVGSIGDLKDGLDTAARFHTPSGLAIDHTGNIYVADAYNHRIRKISIDRIVSGVCGTGATGNGNGGFANGDSSVALLNTPTELFVNTLSNELLIGETFGNRIRKVNLSDYSVSTFAGSGVQDYFDDVDSLAAFRYPRGVVADNSGNKVYVCDYNNHAIRLIEPMVPSVIIDEAEKTFSVYPNPSSGIFRLSGLPTDVKRIRLYSITGLLVKEANNDSSENIELDLSTFPSGVYYCKAKTISGEWSKRIVKQ from the coding sequence ATGAAAGAAAAGAAGAAAGAAGGATTGGACGACGAGAAGTTTGAATCGGAAACATTAGCGCAATTATTATCTGGCAAAAAAGTCTTCCCCTGGTCCATCAAATGGAATCGGTTGAGGATATATATCCCTGTTCTTGGTTTTAGTTATTTTTGGAGTATGGAAATAATTAAGATATTCCTTTCTGCAATTTTACTATTCACTTCTTTCCTCGCCTATCCGCAAAACTATGTTTCTACTTATGCCGGAAATGGGTTACAGGGCTTTGTGAACGGGACATTGTATGATGCACGGTTCAGGCAGCCATTCGGTATGTGTATTGATAAAAACGATAATCTCTTCATTGCCGATGGGGGTAATAACTGCATCCGAAAAGTAAATACTGTAACCGGATTGGTGAGTACTCTGGCCGGAACCGGAGTCGCCGGGGCTAAAGATGGAATGAGAGATTCGGCTCAATTCTATAGCCCTTCCAATGTTTGTGTGGATGATTCAGGAAATGTATTTGTATCAGATTTCTCTAATCACCGGATTCGCAAAATCTCTTTCACCGGTGTAGTCTCTACTATTGCAGGAAGTGGCATTGAGGGATATGTTGACGGTCCGGCGGGTAGCGCCCAATTTGATTACCCACGAGGCATTTGTGTGGACACGGCGGGCAATGTTTATGTGTCGGATAGTTGGAACCACCGCATCCGAAAAATCAGTAAGTCGGGTATGGTGAGTACCTATGCCGGAGGCGGAACCTCAATGGGTGTTGGAAGCATCGGAGATTTAAAAGATGGCTTGGATACGGCGGCTCGTTTTCATACACCATCGGGATTGGCGATTGACCATACAGGCAATATTTATGTAGCTGATGCCTATAATCACCGCATTCGTAAAATTAGTATCGACAGAATTGTATCCGGCGTATGCGGCACAGGCGCAACCGGTAATGGCAACGGAGGTTTTGCCAACGGGGACAGTTCCGTGGCATTGCTGAATACGCCTACAGAACTGTTTGTAAATACTCTAAGTAACGAATTGCTGATAGGCGAAACTTTTGGCAACCGGATTCGCAAGGTAAATTTGAGTGATTATTCTGTAAGCACTTTCGCCGGTTCGGGCGTTCAGGACTATTTTGATGATGTAGATTCATTGGCGGCTTTCAGATACCCGCGCGGCGTGGTGGCAGATAACTCTGGCAACAAGGTGTATGTATGCGATTATAATAATCATGCTATTCGGTTAATAGAACCCATGGTTCCATCGGTGATTATTGATGAAGCAGAAAAAACTTTTTCTGTTTATCCAAATCCTTCCTCTGGAATCTTTAGGCTGTCTGGATTGCCTACAGATGTAAAAAGAATCCGTCTTTATTCAATTACCGGATTGCTTGTGAAGGAGGCAAACAATGATTCGTCTGAAAATATTGAATTGGATTTATCCACCTTCCCAAGCGGCGTTTATTATTGTAAGGCAAAGACCATCTCGGGTGAATGGAGCAAAAGGATAGTGAAACAGTAG
- a CDS encoding cation-translocating P-type ATPase codes for MPVDNFNIKGLTNEQVILARKKFGRNTLDYQQQNRVLDVIGKLAKEPMIILLLVAALIYFISGKTGDGIFLSSAIIIVSVISLFQDSRSRNALQKLKSFTQANCKVIRNGQTEEIKSEDLVVGDSLIVEEGTSITADGIIVHSNDFSVNESILTGESLPVFKDKDKEDNLIFKGTTVASGLAIVTITEIGNLTRLGKIGKSLESIKEEKTPLELQIGDFVKKLVIAGAIVFAVVWAINYFRSYSVLDSLLKALTLAMSILPEEIPMAFTTFMALGAWRLMKTGVVVKQMKTVETLGSATVICVDKTGTITENKMSLAKVFSLASQRIANPVAANEDEKALIKMAMWASEPIPFDPMEVALHHAYNDLHTEDERRNFKMIHEYPLGGKPPMMTHIFENNLGQRIIAAKGAPEALMNVSNLSKAEIEQIIEAIQTITNEGYRVLGVGESDFTGNDFPATQQEFQFRFKGIVAFYDPPKKNINKVLDDFYKAGIAVKIITGDYAETTTAIAKQIAFKGFEHSLSGDELMKLSEEELQEKVMHINIFTRMFPDAKLRIINALKADNQIVAMTGDGVNDGPALKAAHIGIAMGKKGTEIAKQAASLILVEDDLSKMVEAVAMGRRIYANLKKAIQYIISIHIPIILTVFIPLALGWVYPNIFSPVHIIFLELIMGPTCSILFENEPMEKNTMLQKPRPFTTIFFSWKELTTSIIQGIAITAGTLFAYQYSIYQGFDEALTRTMVFTVLIAANIFLTLVNRSFYYSIFTTLRYKNNLVLLIIAITITITGLLLFVPPLTTFFEFEALNISQLLTCIGIGVISVIWYEFVKIGTRLKSSADRRVAFNKGTK; via the coding sequence ATGCCTGTAGATAATTTCAACATAAAAGGTTTAACAAACGAACAGGTAATCCTTGCAAGGAAAAAATTTGGGCGAAACACATTAGACTACCAACAACAAAACAGGGTTTTAGATGTAATAGGAAAATTGGCAAAAGAGCCAATGATTATTTTGTTATTGGTTGCCGCACTGATTTATTTTATAAGCGGGAAAACAGGCGATGGGATATTTCTTTCATCGGCCATTATTATTGTTTCCGTAATTTCCCTCTTTCAGGATTCAAGAAGCCGTAATGCCTTGCAAAAGCTAAAGAGCTTTACGCAAGCTAATTGTAAAGTGATTAGAAATGGTCAAACGGAGGAGATAAAAAGCGAAGACTTAGTTGTTGGTGATAGTTTGATAGTGGAAGAAGGGACTTCCATTACAGCCGATGGAATTATTGTTCATTCCAATGATTTTTCGGTAAACGAATCTATCCTCACCGGAGAATCTCTACCGGTTTTTAAAGATAAAGACAAGGAAGATAATTTGATTTTTAAAGGCACAACCGTTGCCAGTGGTTTGGCTATTGTTACCATCACTGAAATTGGCAACCTAACCAGATTAGGTAAAATTGGGAAAAGCCTTGAAAGCATTAAAGAAGAAAAGACACCGTTAGAGTTGCAGATAGGCGACTTTGTAAAAAAGTTAGTGATAGCCGGTGCCATAGTCTTCGCGGTGGTTTGGGCTATCAATTATTTTCGTTCTTATAGTGTATTAGATAGTTTGCTCAAGGCGCTTACGCTGGCTATGAGCATTTTGCCTGAAGAGATTCCGATGGCATTCACCACGTTTATGGCACTGGGTGCCTGGCGGTTAATGAAGACGGGAGTAGTGGTCAAACAGATGAAGACAGTGGAGACATTGGGTTCTGCCACGGTTATTTGCGTTGACAAAACGGGAACGATCACTGAAAACAAAATGAGTTTGGCGAAAGTGTTTTCGCTCGCTTCGCAAAGAATAGCTAATCCTGTTGCGGCTAATGAAGATGAAAAAGCGTTGATAAAAATGGCCATGTGGGCGAGTGAACCTATTCCATTCGACCCTATGGAAGTAGCCTTGCATCATGCCTACAACGATTTGCATACAGAAGACGAACGGCGAAACTTTAAAATGATTCATGAATATCCATTGGGCGGAAAACCACCCATGATGACGCATATCTTTGAAAACAATTTGGGACAAAGGATTATAGCTGCCAAGGGTGCGCCCGAAGCATTGATGAATGTTTCCAATTTGTCGAAAGCAGAGATAGAACAAATTATTGAAGCAATACAAACCATCACCAATGAGGGTTACCGGGTTTTGGGTGTTGGCGAAAGTGATTTTACAGGCAACGATTTCCCTGCAACACAGCAAGAATTTCAATTTAGGTTTAAGGGGATTGTAGCCTTTTACGATCCACCTAAGAAGAATATCAACAAAGTATTGGATGATTTTTATAAGGCCGGTATCGCCGTAAAAATAATTACAGGCGACTATGCTGAAACAACCACAGCCATTGCAAAGCAAATAGCCTTTAAAGGTTTTGAACACAGTCTTTCGGGAGATGAACTGATGAAATTATCTGAAGAAGAATTGCAGGAGAAGGTGATGCACATCAACATTTTTACCAGAATGTTTCCGGACGCGAAACTGAGAATTATTAATGCCTTAAAAGCGGACAATCAGATAGTGGCCATGACGGGCGATGGCGTAAACGACGGACCCGCCTTGAAAGCCGCGCATATTGGTATAGCTATGGGAAAGAAGGGTACCGAAATTGCCAAACAGGCAGCTTCGCTGATTCTGGTAGAAGATGATTTGTCAAAAATGGTAGAGGCGGTTGCAATGGGCAGAAGAATTTATGCCAATCTTAAAAAGGCAATTCAATACATTATATCCATTCACATACCTATTATCCTGACCGTTTTTATTCCATTGGCTTTAGGTTGGGTTTATCCGAATATATTTTCGCCGGTACACATCATTTTTTTAGAATTGATCATGGGGCCAACCTGTTCCATCCTCTTTGAAAATGAACCCATGGAGAAAAATACCATGCTTCAAAAGCCTCGACCTTTTACAACTATATTTTTCAGTTGGAAAGAACTGACAACAAGCATCATTCAGGGTATTGCCATTACAGCCGGCACTCTATTCGCTTACCAATATTCAATATACCAAGGATTCGATGAGGCCCTTACACGAACTATGGTGTTTACTGTTTTAATAGCTGCCAATATATTTTTGACCCTTGTTAATCGTTCTTTTTACTATTCAATCTTCACCACTTTGAGATACAAAAACAATCTGGTTCTGCTGATTATTGCCATTACAATAACTATCACCGGGCTATTATTATTTGTGCCGCCACTGACCACCTTCTTCGAATTTGAGGCACTTAATATCTCCCAGTTATTGACTTGTATTGGAATAGGGGTCATATCAGTAATCTGGTATGAATTTGTAAAGATTGGAACTAGGCTAAAAAGCAGCGCGGACAGACGGGTGGCTTTTAACAAGGGAACCAAATAG
- a CDS encoding collagen-like protein: MGSTQLLSVPYALFAANSTAGSTGATGPTGPTGETGSGGGATGATGATGLVGPSGEPGATGATGAVGPTGANGVTGPTGANGLVGNTGPTGPTGPTGPTGTSGSGGGATGPTGPTGLNGATGATGPSGANGINGTNGATGATGPMGNTGATGVGIQGPAGPTGSVGATGAIGNTGPQGPTGVGATGATGVTGATGATGPSGTASITAINGVQIASSNIELGGALTHATSIPLSGFDLAFSGTGNVGIGTATPAFPLNVTGTNPNSIAVISNSNANGIGVAAQNIVAAGTGSGHGMFGATQQSLGVGVYGANLNPGGTGVLAIGNNVQTYLFPNGGAGSASYGTLTGAYGFASASQGYGVYGRADNVTTSYGVVGRSNNAVGGAPIDGSGGAFIGKSYGVSGFQNATSGQTAGGYFVAGDGAGGTSSTTLVEAFSTLGTHYKIWSNTASTVSTCVPDLNGKPVTLHAPETPEFYFQDYGQGKLVNGKVHIDIDPILAKNVAINEQHPLRVFVQLEGDCKGVFVTNKTTTGFDVVELNGGASNVSFQWSITCNVADMQIGSRLSKFSELRFEPGPIDQSVPLRDETKNANPVIKRIF; encoded by the coding sequence ATGGGTTCTACGCAATTATTGAGCGTTCCTTATGCCTTGTTTGCAGCAAATAGTACTGCCGGTTCTACAGGAGCTACTGGTCCTACAGGACCAACCGGCGAGACTGGAAGCGGTGGTGGAGCTACAGGAGCTACAGGCGCTACAGGATTGGTTGGGCCAAGCGGAGAGCCTGGTGCTACCGGTGCTACGGGTGCAGTTGGTCCCACAGGGGCCAATGGGGTAACAGGTCCAACGGGTGCTAATGGATTAGTTGGTAATACAGGCCCTACTGGCCCGACTGGCCCTACTGGTCCAACGGGGACTAGCGGAAGTGGGGGAGGAGCCACTGGACCTACTGGCCCTACCGGGTTGAACGGTGCCACCGGTGCTACAGGCCCATCTGGTGCAAACGGAATAAATGGAACAAACGGAGCTACAGGCGCAACAGGTCCAATGGGTAATACAGGAGCTACAGGAGTTGGAATTCAAGGTCCGGCAGGCCCAACAGGTTCTGTTGGCGCAACAGGAGCAATAGGTAATACGGGACCCCAAGGCCCTACAGGGGTTGGTGCCACCGGCGCGACAGGAGTTACTGGTGCAACCGGCGCAACGGGGCCTTCAGGAACAGCTTCAATAACTGCTATCAACGGTGTACAGATAGCTTCTTCTAATATAGAATTGGGAGGTGCGCTTACACATGCTACTTCGATTCCTTTAAGTGGTTTTGATCTGGCTTTTTCAGGAACTGGTAATGTAGGAATTGGAACGGCTACGCCTGCCTTTCCTTTAAATGTTACTGGAACTAATCCAAATTCAATTGCTGTTATTTCAAATTCAAACGCAAATGGAATTGGAGTAGCTGCTCAAAATATAGTAGCGGCTGGTACAGGCAGTGGACACGGAATGTTTGGAGCTACACAACAATCGTTAGGTGTAGGTGTTTATGGAGCTAACTTGAATCCTGGTGGAACCGGGGTTCTGGCTATTGGCAATAATGTGCAGACTTATTTGTTTCCTAACGGAGGCGCAGGTTCTGCATCTTATGGCACTTTGACAGGTGCTTATGGTTTTGCATCTGCTTCTCAGGGCTATGGAGTATATGGACGTGCAGATAACGTCACTACCTCTTATGGTGTGGTGGGGCGGTCGAACAATGCAGTAGGTGGCGCGCCTATTGATGGCTCCGGTGGCGCGTTCATTGGAAAATCTTATGGGGTGTCGGGCTTTCAAAATGCAACTTCTGGACAAACAGCCGGAGGCTATTTTGTTGCTGGTGATGGTGCAGGAGGAACTTCTTCAACTACTTTGGTGGAAGCATTTTCTACATTAGGAACACATTATAAGATTTGGAGCAACACAGCCAGCACGGTTTCTACCTGTGTGCCTGACCTAAATGGAAAACCAGTTACGCTGCATGCTCCTGAAACTCCTGAGTTCTACTTTCAGGATTACGGACAGGGGAAGTTGGTGAATGGTAAAGTGCATATTGATATTGACCCTATCTTGGCTAAGAATGTTGCTATCAACGAACAACATCCTTTAAGAGTTTTTGTTCAGTTGGAAGGAGATTGCAAAGGTGTTTTTGTTACCAACAAAACAACTACCGGCTTTGATGTAGTGGAGCTAAACGGAGGGGCATCTAACGTTAGCTTCCAATGGAGCATTACCTGCAATGTTGCTGATATGCAAATTGGTAGTCGCTTGTCTAAATTCTCTGAGCTTCGCTTTGAACCAGGTCCAATTGACCAGAGCGTTCCTTTGAGAGATGAAACAAAAAATGCTAATCCAGTAATTAAAAGAATCTTCTAA
- the icd gene encoding NADP-dependent isocitrate dehydrogenase, with protein MAEKITVSRGKLKVPNEPIIPFIEGDGTGPDIWQASVRVLDAAVEAAYKGKKKIEWKEVLAGEKSFKKTGSWLPDETLDAFKEYLVGMKGPLTTPIGGGIRSLNVALRQILDLYVCLRPVRYYAGTPSPVKHPEKVSMVIFRENTEDIYAGIEFAAGSKEAADILHFLKRKYEKDYSKIRFGDKKKAKQYLKAARLADDEPEVMVGVGIKPVSKIGSQRLIRSAIEYAILHNEPTVTLVHKGNIMKFTEGAFRDWGYQLAESEFGDKTYTWATWEKTKKEKGEVVANLEMKAAKEAGKVIIKDAIADIALQQVLTRPDDFDVIATLNLNGDYLSDALAAQVGGIGIAPGANINYVTGHAIFEATHGTAPKYAGLDKVNPGSVILSGAMMFEYLGWDKAAKLIHHGLESAIAGKRVTYDFARQMEGATEIKCSEFADEIIKRF; from the coding sequence ATGGCAGAAAAAATAACTGTAAGCAGAGGAAAACTGAAAGTGCCTAATGAACCAATTATTCCATTCATCGAGGGCGATGGAACCGGTCCAGATATCTGGCAAGCATCCGTTCGTGTATTGGATGCTGCGGTAGAAGCGGCTTATAAAGGCAAAAAGAAAATTGAATGGAAAGAGGTGTTGGCGGGAGAAAAGAGTTTTAAAAAGACGGGTAGTTGGTTGCCCGATGAAACGCTCGATGCCTTTAAAGAATATCTGGTGGGTATGAAGGGACCTCTCACCACACCCATAGGTGGCGGTATCCGTTCGCTCAATGTGGCCTTGCGTCAAATTCTTGATTTATATGTTTGTCTCCGTCCGGTTCGTTACTATGCCGGAACACCTTCTCCGGTGAAACATCCTGAAAAGGTAAGCATGGTTATCTTCCGTGAAAACACCGAGGATATTTATGCCGGTATTGAATTTGCAGCCGGAAGCAAAGAGGCGGCAGACATACTTCATTTTCTAAAGAGAAAGTATGAAAAGGATTATAGCAAAATTCGTTTTGGAGATAAAAAGAAAGCAAAGCAGTACTTGAAGGCTGCCCGCCTTGCCGATGATGAACCGGAGGTGATGGTAGGTGTAGGCATCAAGCCGGTCTCTAAAATTGGCTCGCAACGGTTAATTCGTTCTGCTATTGAATATGCCATCCTTCATAACGAGCCTACGGTTACCTTGGTTCACAAAGGAAACATCATGAAGTTTACCGAGGGTGCTTTCCGCGATTGGGGTTATCAATTGGCAGAGAGCGAGTTTGGAGATAAAACTTATACCTGGGCTACTTGGGAGAAAACCAAGAAAGAAAAAGGCGAAGTGGTTGCTAATCTGGAAATGAAAGCAGCGAAAGAGGCAGGGAAAGTTATTATCAAGGATGCCATTGCCGATATAGCCTTGCAACAAGTACTTACGCGCCCCGATGATTTCGATGTCATTGCTACCCTCAACCTCAATGGAGATTATCTCTCTGATGCGCTAGCAGCACAAGTGGGAGGAATCGGTATTGCTCCGGGAGCGAATATTAACTACGTCACCGGTCATGCAATTTTTGAAGCGACACACGGCACTGCTCCTAAATATGCAGGGCTGGACAAAGTAAATCCAGGCTCTGTCATTCTTTCCGGAGCTATGATGTTTGAATACTTAGGATGGGATAAAGCGGCGAAGTTGATTCACCATGGTTTGGAAAGCGCTATTGCCGGCAAGCGGGTTACTTATGATTTCGCCCGCCAAATGGAGGGAGCTACTGAGATCAAATGCAGCGAGTTTGCCGATGAAATCATCAAGAGGTTCTGA